In the Topomyia yanbarensis strain Yona2022 chromosome 3, ASM3024719v1, whole genome shotgun sequence genome, one interval contains:
- the LOC131687139 gene encoding uncharacterized protein LOC131687139: MIGCDMCDVWFHVDCAGITSENTDPNKSWRCEQCFNDEVTEVASNTSRKTTMTSSSVNARRAELALKLLEEQQALLKRNREKEDEFRRKEEEVQKKRAEEDAKLLKQKHELLQSLEDRNGSNRSEISSRASRKMVQSWLGGGEMPLAEKPQPFEQGAPLTMPISAIATATLPPTSGQQSGADSLLNKNAATNIIVPKSTSTPHATTNAANNNSSVPLTNVSHQAVTSTSYANWGGNYPGVVIKSSSGIPTNCELYSNATKVSHTNTYPWGFGAASVVPYSTGNCGSQLTIHAAGTSKPLVSRYGSIWGAPIPPVNNSGETGPFGCVSSTVQTSSQPTTGMHCPIQRQPVPVVSAASVPVTMTGVFGQTQHVPRLYGNLNPVVATTNVGDSEQQQMAGSHYQVPSNMQQLHMPLHHVPSGEQIAARHVMQRDLPTFSGDPQDWPMFLSSFQSSTMACGYTDVENLSRLQRCLKGQALESVKSRLLLPQSVPHVMETLQMLYGRPEILIHSLLQKLRSVPSPKAENLQSIITYGLAVRNLVDHMFVADLVEHLRNPMLVHELVEKLPPQMRMQWSWYKRTILDVNLATFGDFMSELVKTATDVTVPGDNSNKHVNAVREQQKLYAHAEAEGLQSAEMTANKPTHLGDSLLLKRLCAYCSDDTHEVARCPQFKSLDIDGRWKAIRSKGLCRTCLIPHRKWPCRSGKECGVDGCRFRHHGLLHSRAVMESVTNHPTAGENIARQNHHSGTNLSLFRYLPVSLEGNGKQVETFAFLDDGCESTLMEAGLAAELDINGPEESLCLAWTGNISREEKGSQRISVAISGTGLKNKFQLSNVRTVQKLKLQGQSFNYTELQKIYPHLRGLPLDSYSDAIPRIIIGIEHAQMLTTLRVREGKPNEPVAAKTRLGWCVYGKQVDGSSSVKRLHVHSEEIGNQELHELMKQYYCVEEAAVATPLESEDDKRARQILENTTRRVGKGFETGLLWKYDRPSFPNSYPLALRRMQSLEKRLAREPALRERVNALIVEYESKGYAHRITQEEEESTNLDRVWYLPLGVVRNPKKPEKIRLIWDAAARVNGVSLNDMLLKGPDMLTSLFAVLLQFRQRPVAICGDIKEMFHQIRIISRDKHSQRFVYRKQPDQVPTVFVMDVATFGATCSPCSAQYVKNMNAQDFEPLFPRAVEAILKAHYVDDYLDSVDTIDEAVQIVEEVKHVHAQGGFEIRNFSSNSSEVLRRLGETKDVQKKSMILEKISDSERVLGMVWRPALDVFTFDTTLKDDLVVLLAEDSFIPTKRQVLRLVMSLFDPYGFIAHFIVHGKILMQHIWRSGTDWDEKIVESLLDLWNDWTRLLKNLSEVEVPRCFFGKMSSKLHSGIQLHVFVDASELAYACVAYLRIVQEGKVRCVLVAAKTKVAPLKSISIPRLELQAGLIGGRLMENIGTALNLPIEKRFVWTDSRTVLSWIRSDSRRYHQYVGFRVGEILNVSTVDEWRYVPSKQNVADDATKWGFGPSFSFSSRWYIGENFLYCPENEWPTQPVKQWTTEEELRVVFQYHQELPPPLIDVSRFSSWNRLLRTTAYVLRAVKLFRKGKQTGPLTSGELRQAENLLWRLAQFEVYPDEYCVLEFNKSNPEKEKRRIEKYSPLYEQSPYMDDEGVIRMNSRIGAAPTVSFGAKYPILLPKDHKLTALLVDNYHQRFKHQNQETVFNEIRQQFRIPKLRPLIQRVARSCLYCKVRKATPKPPMMAPLPRVRLTPHIRAFSYTGIDYFGPIQVKQGRSLVKRWVALFTCLTTRAVHLEIVHSLSTQSCVMAIRRFIARRGSPSDLYSDNGTCFRGASNLLTEQIKAIHEGCAVTFTNAHTNWHFNPPSAPHMGGCWERMVRSVKAAMGGISEHSRHPSDEVLETVVLEAESIVNSRPLTYVPLDNADQEALTPNHFLLYGSSGIVQPRTQLVYDGSALRDSWKLAQHLANEFWKRWVREYLPTLTRRTKWFEHVKPIEPGDVVIVVDENKRNGWLRGRVVEIVRGRDGQVRSAKVRTTDEAKAGIPGTTREGEC, encoded by the exons ATGATTGGATGTGACATGTGCGATGTGTGGTTTCACGTCGATTGTGCTGGTATCACGAGTGAGAACACGGATCCAAACAAAAGCTGGCGCTGCGAGCAATGTTTTAATGACGAGGTGACCGAGGTTGCCAGTAATACTAGCCGAAAAACCACGATGACGTCAAGCAGCGTCAATGCGCGACGGGCTGAGTTGGCACTAAAGCTGCTCGAAGAACAACAAGCGTTGCTGAAAAGGAATCGGGAAAAGGAGGATGAATTTCGTCGGAAGGAAGAAGAAGTACAGAAGAAGAGAGCAGAGGAAGATGCTAAGCTGCTCAAGCAGAAACATGAGCTGCTGCAATCGTTAGAAGATAGGAACGGGAGCAATAGAAGCGAGATCAGCAGTAGGGCTAGCCGAAAGATGGTTCAGTCGTGGCTCGGTGGAGGTGAAATGCCGCTAGCTGAGAAGCCACAGCCATTTGAACAAGGAGCACCGTTAACTATGCCAATATCTGCTATAGCAACAGCTACGCTTCCTCCTACTTCGGGCCAGCAGTCGGGTGCCGATAGCCTTCTTAACAAGAATGCAGCAACGAACATTATCGTTCCCAAATCGACGTCGACACCGCATGCTACGACAAATGCTGCTAACAATAATTCATCGGTCCCTCTAACGAATGTGTCACACCAAGCGGTAACTAGTACGTCGTATGCTAATTGGGGTGGGAACTATCCTGGGGTAGTAATAAAATCTTCGTCCGGCATTCCGACGAATTGCGAATTGTATTCAAACGCAACAAAAGTCTCGCATACAAATACTTATCCCTGGGGCTTTGGTGCTGCATCGGTGGTTCCCTATTCAACCGGGAACTGTGGCAGTCAGCTTACGATCCATGCTGCTGGTACTTCCAAACCGTTGGTCTCTAGATATGGAAGTATCTGGGGAGCACCAATACCTCCGGTCAACAATTCCGGGGAAACTGGTCCTTTCGGGTGTGTATCAAGCACAGTGCAAACGAGTTCGCAACCCACAACGGGCATGCATTGCCCTATTCAGCGTCAACCTGTTCCAGTGGTATCTGCCGCTTCCGTTCCAGTAACAATGACAGGAGTCTTTGGACAAACACAACACGTTCCCCGACTGTACGGAAATCTGAATCCCGTGGTTGCTACTACAAATGTGGGTGATTCGGAACAGCAGCAGATGGCTGGATCGCATTATCAAGTGCCATCCAATATGCAGCAGTTACACATGCCCTTACACCACGTACCTTCCGGTGAGCAAATAGCGGCGCGACATGTGATGCAACGTGATTTGCCTACATTCTCCGGTGACCCACAAGATTGGCCAATGTTTCTCAGTTCGTTTCAAAGTTCAACGATGGCTTGTGGGTATACCGACGTGGagaatctttccagattacaaCGCTGCTTAAAGGGACAAGCACTTGAATCAGTGAAAAGTCGTCTGCTGTTGCCTCAATCGGTGCCGCACGTGATGGAGACACTACAGATGCTGTATGGACGACCAGAAATATTAATTCACTCCCTACTGCAGAAATTGCGAAGCGTTCCATCGCCAAAGGCTGAAAATTTGCAATCTATTATAACCTACGGGTTGGCCGTACGCAATCTTGTCGATCACATGTTCGTAGCAGATCTGGTGGAACACTTGCGCAATCCAATGTTGGTGCATGAGTTGGTTGAGAAGCTTCCGCCACAAATGCGAATGCAATGGTCCTGGTACAAGCGCACAATTTTGGACGTGAACTTGGCAACTTTCGGTGATTTCATGTCGGAGTTGGTGAAGACAGCGACAGATGTAACGGTCCCTGGAGATAATTCTAACAAGCATGTCAACGCAGTACGAGAGCAACAGAAGCTGTACGCTCACGCAGAAGCAGAGGGTCTCCAATCAGCAGAAATGACGGCGAACAAGCCAACACATTTAGGTGATTCACTATTGTTGAAGAGATTATGCGCCTACTGTTCGGACGATACTCATGAAGTAGCGCGATGTCCTCAGTTTAAGAGTTTAGATATTGACGGGAGGTGGAAGGCGATTCGGTCCAAAGGACTCTGCAGAACGTGTCTGATTCCGCATCGAAAGTGGCCATGTCGTTCAGGGAAAGAGTGCGGAGTAGATGGTTGCCGGTTCCGACATCATGGTTTGCTACATTCCCGAGCGGTGATGGAGTCAGTCACTAATCATCCAACGGCCGGTGAAAACATCGCGCGGCAGAATCATCATTCTGGGACCAATTTATCTCTCTTTCGCTATCTACCTGTATCGCTCGAGGGGAATGGAAAGCAAGTGGAGACGTTTGCATTTTTAGACGATGGATGTGAGTCTACACTGATGGAAGCCGGTCTTGCAGCGGAGTTGGACATCAACGGCCCAGAGGAGTCTCTTTGTCTTGCATGGACAGGAAATATATCTCGAGAAGAAAAGGGTTCTCAACGAATTTCAGTTGCCATCTCCGGAACTGGACTAAAGAACAAATTTCAATTGAGCAATGTGCGCACGGTACAGAAGTTGAAGCTTCAAGGTCAATCATTCAACTATACCGAGCTTCAAAAGATTTATCCACACCTTAGAGGTCTTCCACTGGACAGCTACTCTGACGCGATACCGAGGATAATCATTGGCATCGAACACGCGCAAATGCTTACTACATTGAGGGTACGAGAAGGAAAACCCAACGAACCAGTGGCAGCAAAGACGCGACTAGGTTGGTGCGTTTACGGTAAGCAGGTCGATGGTAGCAGTTCTGTTAAGCGGTTGCATGTCCACTCAGAGGAGATCGGAAACCAAGAGCTGCACGAGTTGATGAAGCAGTATTACTGTGTCGAGGAGGCGGCGGTGGCTACACCTTTAGAATCAGAAGACGACAAACGAGCACGCCAAATCCTAGAGAACACAACACGAAGAGTTGGTAAAGGTTTCGAAACCGGGCTTCTGTGGAAATATGACCGGCCGTCGTTTCCAAATAGCTATCCACTTGCCCTGCGCAGAATGCAATCGTTGGAGAAGCGGCTCGCCAGGGAACCAGCTCTTCGTGAGCGAGTGAACGCACTGATCGTAGAGTACGAGTCGAAAGGGTATGCCCATCGAATCACACAAGAAGAGGAGGAGTCGACGAATCTTGATCGCGTGTGGTACCTGCCACTCGGAGTTGTGAGAAACCCAAAAAAACCCGAAAAGATTCGCCTGATCTGGGATGCTGCAGCACGTGTAAACGGTGTTTCGCTAAACGATATGCTCCTGAAGGGGCCAGATATGCTCACGTCACTATTCGCAGTTCTGCTGCAGTTTCGTCAGAGACCAGTTGCAATTTGTGGGGACATCAAAGAAATGTTCCACCAAATTAGGATCATCTCGCGGGATAAGCATTCACAGAGATTTGTCTATCGAAAGCAGCCTGATCAGGTACCGACGGTCTTCGTAATGGACGTGGCAACGTTTGGTGCGACGTGCTCACCGTGCTCCGCACAATATGTGAAGAACATGAATGCACAGGATTTCGAACCCCTTTTTCCAAGGGCTGTCGAAGCGATTCTCAAGGCCCATTACGTTGATGACTACTTGGATAGCGTAGACACGATTGACGAAGCGGTTCAGATAGTAGAAGAGGTAAAACACGTTCATGCGCAAGGTGGTTTCGAAATAAGGAACTTCTCGTCCAATTCATCGGAGGTTCTGCGACGTCTAGGCGAGACCAAGGATGTGCAGAAGAAATCGATGATCCTAGAGAAGATTTCGGATTCGGAGCGCGTTCTAGGTATGGTATGGAGACCCGCATTAGATGTTTTCACATTTGACACAACTTTGAAGGACGATCTTGTTGTTCTACTGGCAGAAGATTCATTCATTCCAACGAAACGACAGGTTTTAAGGCTCGTTATGTCGCTGTTTGATCCATACGGGTTTATAGCCCATTTCATCGTCCACGGCAAGATTCTCATGCAACATATCTGGAGATCTGGCACAGATTGGGATGAAAAGATTGTGGAAAGTCTACTGGATCTGTGGAATGACTGGACGCGACTTCTGAAAAACTTGAGTGAAGTGGAGGTTCCGCGCTGCTTCTTCGGCAAGATGAGTAGTAAGCTACATAGCGGCATCCAACTTCACGTGTTTGTCGATGCCAGTGAGTTGGCATACGCTTGTGTCGCGTATCTGCGGATCGTACAAGAGGGAAAGGTTCGATGTGTTCTTGTTGCAGCAAAGACGAAAGTGGCACCTCTAAAGTCGATCTCCATTCCCCGCCTAGAGCTGCAAGCAGGACTGATAGGTGGTCGGTTGATGGAGAATATAGGAACGGCCCTGAATCTTCCTATCGAAAAACGTTTTGTGTGGACTGATTCCAGAACTGTTCTCTCGTGGATTCGATCGGATAGTCGCCGTTACCACCAGTACGTGGGGTTTCGAGTTGGCGAAATTCTGAATGTATCTACCGTAGATGAGTGGCGTTATGTTCCGTCTAAGCAGAACGTGGCTGACGATGCGACGAAGTGGGGTTTCGGACCCAGTTTTAGCTTTAGCAGCCGTTGGTACATTGGCGAGAACTTTCTCTATTGTCCGGAGAACGAATGGCCTACGCAACCAGTTAAGCAATGGACGACAGAAGAAGAATTGCGTGTCGTGTTTCAATATCATCAGGAATTGCCGCCACCACTGATCGACGTGAGCAGGTTTTCGAGCTGGAATCGTCTACTACGAACGACAGCGTACGTGCTGAGAGCAGTTAAGCTATTCCGGAAAGGAAAACAGACTGGGCCACTGACAAGCGGTGAGCTGCGGCAGGCGGAAAATTTATTGTGGCGGCTGGCGCAATTTGAAGTATATCCCGACGAGTACTGTGTGCTAGAGTTCAACAAATCGAACCCAGAGAAGGAAAAACGACGCATCGAGAAGTATAGCCCGCTGTACGAGCAGTCACCGTATATGGATGATGAgggtgtaataagaatgaacaGTAGGATAGGTGCTGCACCAACGGTCTCATTCGGGGCAAAATATCCTATTCTGTTGCCAAAAGACCACAAATTAACAGCTCTTCTCGTTGACAATTATCACCAACGCTTCAAACACCAAAATCAGGAAACAGTATTTAACGAGATTCGTCAGCAATTTCGAATACCAAAGTTACGCCCACTGATACAACGTGTGGCCCGAAGCTGTCTGTATTGCAAAGTCCGAAAGGCAACACCAAAACCACCGATGATGGCACCGCTTCCGAGGGTTCGTTTGACACCCCATATTCGGGCATTTAGTTACACCGGCATTGACTACTTCGGTCCAATCCAGGTGAAGCAGGGTCGTAGTTTGGTAAAGCGATGGGTGGCACTATTTACGTGTCTTACTACGCGAGCTGTACATCTGGAGATTGTACACAGTCTCTCCACTCAATCATGTGTGATGGCAATTCGTAGATTTATTGCTCGCAGAGGATCTCCGTCGGATTTATACTCCGACAACGGAACCTGTTTCCGAGGAGCTAGCAACTTGTTAACGGAGCAGATTAAAGCCATTCACGAGGGCTGTGCAGTGACTTTCACCAATGCACACACGAACTGGCACTTCAATCCGCCATCCGCACCTCACATGGGCGGATGCTGGGAGCGCATGGTGCGCTCTGTGAAGGCAGCAATGGGAGGCATCTCAGAACATTCTCGTCATCCAAGTGATGAGGTTCTGGAGACTGTGGTGCTGGAGGCAGAATCAATCGTAAATTCCCGACCGCTAACCTACGTTCCACTCGACAATGCTGATCAAGAAGCGCTTACCCCGAATCACTTCCTGTTGTACGGGTCAAGTGGTATCGTGCAACCAAGAACACAGCTAGTGTATGACGGCTCTGCGCTACGTGACAGCTGGAAGCTAGCACAGCATCTAGCGAATGAGTTTTGGAAGCGCTGGGTACGGGAGTATCTACCAACGTTGACAAGGCGAACTAAGTGGTTCGAGCATGTAAAGCCCATAGAACCCGGGGATGTGGTTATTGTAGTTGACGAAAACAAGCGAAACGGATGGTTGCGAGGACGCGTCGTGGAGATCGTTCGTGGCAGGGACGGTCAGGTCCGGAGTGCAAAAGTGCGCACAACCGATG AAGCAAAGGCTGGGATTCCCGGAACTACACGGGAGGGAGAATGTTGA